From a single Hippoglossus stenolepis isolate QCI-W04-F060 chromosome 2, HSTE1.2, whole genome shotgun sequence genomic region:
- the papss1 gene encoding bifunctional 3'-phosphoadenosine 5'-phosphosulfate synthase 1 gives MDTYGNTNKKPKLNNASEGWGMQRATNVTYQAHHVSRNKRGQVVGTRGGFRGCTVWLTGLSGAGKTTVSMALEEYLVCHGIPCYSLDGDNIRQGLNKNLGFSPEDREENIRRIAEVARLFADAGLVCIASFISPYNRDRVNARKIHEAAGLPFFEAFVDAPLDVCEQRDVKGLYKRARAGEIRGFTGIDSEYEKPEAPELVLKTDSCSVNECIQQLIDLLQERDIVPVDASYEVKELYVQENKLDLAKADAETLPAVQISKLDMQWVQVLAEGWATPLNGFMREREFLQCLHFDCLLDGGVINLSVPVVLPVATADKERLDGVTAMALVYGGRRVAILRNPEFYEHRKEERCARQWGTTCKDHPYIKMVMEGGDWLVGGDLQVLDKIYWNDGLDKYRLTPTELKQKFKEMNADAVFAFQLRNPVHNGHALLMQDTHKRLIERGYRRPVLLLHPLGGWTKDDDVPLPWRMKQHAAVLEEGVLNPDSTIVAIFPSPMMYAGPTEVQWHCRSRMVAGANFYIVGRDPAGMPHPDTGKDLYEPSHGAKVLTMAPGLITLEIVPFKVAAYNKVKRAMDFYDPENHQDYDFISGTRMRKMAREGENPPDGFMAPKAWAVLKEYYKSLEKA, from the exons ATGGACACGTACGGTAACACCAACAAGAAGCCGAAGCTGAACAACGCCTCTGAGGGCTGG ggAATGCAACGTGCAACTAATGTCACCTATCAAGCTCATCATGTGAGCCGAAACAAGCGCGGGCAGGTTGTGGGAACAAGAGGAGGGTTCAGAGGATGCACTGTTTGGTTGACTG GTTTGTCTGGTGCCGGGAAGACCACAGTGAGCATGGCTCTGGAGGAGTACCTGGTGTGTCACGGCATTCCCTGCTACAGCCTTGACGGGGACAACATCCGTCAAGGGCTGAACAAGAACCTGGGTTTCAGCCCAGAGGACCGGGAAGAGAACATTCGACGCATTGCTGAGGTGGCCCGGCTTTTTGCTGATGCTGGGCTGGTCTGCATTGCCAGCTTCATCTCTCCCTACAACAGG GATCGCGTCAATGCGAGGAAGATCCATGAGGCTGCAGGGCTGCCTTTCTTTGAGGCGTTTGTGGACGCTCCACTGGACGTCTGTGAGCAGAGGGACGTGAAGGGACTGTACAAGAGAGCTAGAGCGGGCGAAATAAGAG GTTTCACTGGAATTGACTCAGAGTACGAGAAACCAGAGGCTCCAGAGCTGGTGCTGAAGACCGACTCCTGCAGTGTGAACGAGTGCATTCAACAGCTGATTGACCTGCTTCAGGAGAGG GACATAGTTCCTGTCGATGCATCTTATGAAGTGAAGGAGCTGTACGTTCAGGAGAACAAACTGGACCTGGCTAAGGCTGATGCAGAGACTCTGCCTGCTGTGCAGATCAGCAAG CTGGACATGCAGTGGGTGCAGGTGCTGGCTGAAGGCTGGGCCACTCCTCTGAACGGTTttatgagggagagagaattcTTACAGTGTCTCCATTTTGACTGTCTGCTGGATG GTGGCGTCATCAACCTGTCAGTGCCTGTGGTGCTGCCAGTGGCTACCGCAGATAAAGAGCGTTTGGATGGCGTGACGGCCATGGCCCTGGTCTATGGAGGCAGGCGAGTTGCCATCCTTCGCAACCCCGAGTTTTATGAACACCGCAAAGAAGAGCGCTGTGCTCGACAGTGGGGCACCACTTGCAAGGACCACCCCTACATCAAG atggtgatggagggcGGGGACTGGCTGGTCGGCGGAGACCTGCAGGTTCTGGACAAGATCTACTGGAACGACGGACTCGACAAATACCGGCTGACACCCACTGAGCTCAAACAGAAgtttaaagaaatgaatgcaG aTGCTGTATTTGCCTTCCAGCTCCGCAACCCGGTCCACAATGGCCACGCTCTTCTGATGCAGGACACACATAAGCGTCTCATTGAGCGAGGCTACCGCCGACCCGTGCTGCTGCTCCATCCACTGGGAGGGTGGACTAAGGACGACGATGTGCCGCTGCCTTGGCGAATGAAGCAGCATGCTGCCGTGCTGGAGGAGGGCGTCCTGAATCCAGACTCCACCATCGTTGCCATCTTTCCTTCACCCATGATGTATGCCGGGCCAACTGAG GTTCAGTGGCACTGCAGATCTCGAATGGTAGCCGGTGCCAATTTCTACATCGTTGGCCGTGACCCTGCAGGGATGCCCCACCCTGACACGGGGAAGGACCTGTACGAACCCTCTCACGGGGCCAAGGTCCTCACCATGGCTCCCGGCCTCATCACCCTGGAGATCGTCCCCTTCAAGGTTGCTGCTTACAACAAGGTCAAAAGAGCGATGGATTTTTATGACCCTGAGAA